Within Rhipicephalus microplus isolate Deutch F79 chromosome 9, USDA_Rmic, whole genome shotgun sequence, the genomic segment CGCTTGCCGCGACGACGGCCGAGCGGCAGCCTTCGGCCGCTGCGCCGCCCTCAGACACGCGGCGGCGGCGCCTACCGCAGTGCCTCATCATCGGCGCCCGCAAATGCGGCACACGAGCCCTCCTCGAGTTCCTGGCGCTGCACCCGTCCGTGCAGAAGGCGCCCGACGAGGTGCACTTCTTCGACGACGACGAGCGATACGCCCTCGGCCTGGACTGGTACCGGCGCCGCATGCCGGCCTCGCGCGCCGACCAGCTGACCGTGGAGAAGTCGCCCGCGTACTTCGTCACCGAGGCGGCGCCCGGTCGCGTCTGGGCCATGAACGCCTCGCTGCTGCTCCTGCTCATCGTGCGTGACCCCGTGGTGCGCTTGGTGTCCGACTACGCGCAGCTGGCCGCCAACCGGCGCCAGCTGCAGCGCGAGGACGCGCCGCCCTTCGAGAGGCTCATCCTGCTGCCCGACGGCGCCGTCAACGCCGAGTACCGGCCCGTGCGCACGAGCATGTACGCCGTGCACGTGCGCCGCTGGCTGTCGCACTTCCCGCGACGCCAGCTGCACGTGGTCGACGGCGACCGGCTGGTGCGCGACCCGCTGCGGGAGCTGCGCCGCGTAGAGGCCTTCCTGGGCCTGCCGGCGCTCATTCCGAGCGGCGCGCTCTACTTCAACCGCACGAAGGGCTTCTACTGCCTGCGCCCGAGGCCCAACGACACCGCGGGCGGAGGTCGCTGCCTCAACGACAGCAAGGGCCGCCGCCATCCGCACGTCCCAGGCCCCGTGGTCAGTCGACTGCGCCAGTTCTTCGCGCCCTTCAACCGGGAGTTTTACCACCTCATGGGCAGGGACTTCGGCTGGCCCGAACAATAGGATTGCTAGCTCGGTCTGCCCGATGGTCGGTTCGAGACACGTTTACAAGAATCTTCGTTGCGGTTTTCATTTGTAACGTGGAGTACAGCGCCTTCTTCTTGGCAAACACTCCTGTCTGCGAGGGCTCCACTTCGAGGAGCGGAGACGAACAAAAAGGTTTCACTCGAAGAAACAAAAACCCCTCGAGGACGTCACGCCTGGGTGGAGGAAGCGCTTTTCTTGCATGCCTCACCAAAACATCGAGGTTATTTTATATTGTTGACAGCGTATCCCGTGGACGCAGTATTCCCAACTAGTGCGTCGACTAACTCGATGGTAGAAATCAGACGGTAGTCCAAGTTGGGCATTGCCTGTGGCTTGCTTAAGCGTTACAATTTCGCTTCTTTTATTTGAATCGCGCTTGGAAATCGATTACTTAACGTTTCCTTGCACTTGAGGTGCGCTTAGAGAATGGAATGTTTACGCTTCACTTGACTATACACGCGGTCTGACTCGTTCATTCGAGTGCTGCCGTCAAGACTGGTGTCATGCATCTATGAATGCCGATGTTCATTCGACGTTCAAAACGTGACTGCTGAGATGTTTCGAGACAATCATATTTCTCTTCCGGTAGATGACAATCGTAGCCTTTTTCTGAGACAGGTTGTTATCGAACTTGGGTTCCCCACTGTTACGTATTTCTGAGGCGAAACGACAATCAACTGTGCCAGTATACGGCACAACGTCAGCTACTCGAGCCGCGTCTTACCTCGAATACTCGCATAAAAATCATTGTCACGGTTTATGTTCACTTTCGAAAACTCCGCATATATGTGATCTACTTGCAGCATATACTGAAGATTGTGAAGTATGTTAATTCGATAGCATGTAACCTCGGTGCTATAGAGAGTCAACTCATGGTCGCCAGCAAGTGCGGAATTTAGCATGTGGTTCAGGAAACTTTGTAACACGAGCTTGCGGCGATTTTTATAAATATGTTTTCGATGCTATCCAATCGGCTCCTTCCGAAGAAGTATTCGACGCTTTTGcgaaattaataataataattatccCCAAAACACGCCACGATTATGATGCCTCgtgtttttaatgtgcacccaagcAGGCGggacatttttgcctccaccgaaaatgcggccaccgcattCTGAATTGATAGGCGATTAGATTAGCAGCCATCAGCCGTGCAACAAGCAGGAGCAGCGTTTCGCAATGGCGTGTCCGTGACAGATGTCGACAATCATATTGTTCGCCTTATGACCCTCGCATATACACACTCACTCTGCAGACAATCAAGACTTTTGCAAGGGTGTCGTCCCGCAGCATTTTGAGAGCTTCTTTGTGAGCTGCCTTTCTGAGACAATCATTTCACTTTTGCGAATATCTACACACAACTCGGCGACGTTCTTGATAGCCTTGACGAGTGCCAGCCGGATTGGTGTGAAATAATAATACAAACTTTAGCTATTTTCATCTCTTGTGGTCTCGTGTGGCGCTTAAATCATTTGATCTTCTTAAGCCCTAACCACACGCAACCATCACAATGAGTAAGCACGCCCTCTCCCTATAGAGGGAGAGAGGGCACACCGCGCGCTGGAGCGTTTTATGGGTACGAGAAAGGAGGCAGCATGACGTCATGCAGCCTGCCTTGGCTAGCCAACCAGTTTTGAAGGCAGCAGTGTCGGTCAAACACAAGCGACGAGACTGGCCGAAACCTCGGGATATGGCAcccggtagcttttaatcgaaacgcACACGATAGGCGCGGACCGGCCAGCTCGCAGAGGAGTTCAAAAACGGAACGCCATGGAGAGTACTTACGTGTTGGACCGACACGGTGGGCTTCAGTAGTGTGATGCTCCCTCCATGTGTAAAACTTACTTTTAACCATCACTACAGGATCCATAGGGTTATGTTTGGGTATGTCAAATGAGTTACCAAACATATGCCGCAATAATACAATTTTACTAGTTGCACCAGTTTGGATGGGcacttgtgcttctgcaaagacaaTCAATGTACGGGTGCAGATGTATATCACCGAGCATATAGAGAGGTCAATAAAGAGAACAAGTGAAGTTACTTGTGTCGTTTCATTCACTCAACCGAATTGGTAGACTGAAATCGATAAAGGCAACTTTCATTCCAGGTGGAAACAACAGAAAAATAATAAATTCACAAATTGCAGTGCACCGGTAGCGAACAATGCTCCCGACTGGAGTCACCGCTTTTAGGAAAGGAGAGGTGAAGAAAAGGGAGAGGAGGAAAGGGACACGTGCATCCTGCATGCTCCTTGGCAATTGTGACGTCACGCGCGCTGACAAtgcatcaaaaatacagccgtATGTTAAAAGATACGGAAAATACTCTGTCTGTCGGAACAGTTGAATTTTTAGAGTAGAAGTTCGCAGGTTCGTCAATTTTTCACATTTTTAAAAATATATCTCtttaatgccccccccccccccccccccagagctCGAAATTCAGTTGCAGTGGGGAAGTTGTGCGCGAGTGTACAACAAACACAAAGCCgcgagaatttttcgaaacggttTATTGAAAGTCGTCAATCGCTGCTCTCGCTCTTccctttgctaccctgcactgacaTCCTCTCTTAAAGGCGCTTTGCACTCTCGCCCCTTGTTGTTGGCAAACCACTGCTGCCGTGCCGGTAGGAACCACAGCTGTGCAGCAGTCGCTGGTTCGCAAGCGCgggcaacacgacgaacaacaaGTAGCGCGGACTAACCGGAAGTCGTAGGCTCGATCAATCACAGCATCAATGTGCTGCGAATCAGCATAGTGATTCAAGTTTTCGCCGTCACTCGGAGGAAATGCCCAGAGAGGAGGAGGGTTCTCGGAATTTGTGGCGTATGGCATCGTTGATCGTGACGACATTCAGCACACGCCACGCGATGAGCTTGttcgcttgaaatgtttgaaaaataTCGCTGGTGGTTTAGGGGCCTTCGAGTGCTTCGTCTTTTTGCGTCAGCTCATCGGCCCACCTCAGGACTCGGTCCCCGAAGGTGATATCGTCGCTGCACAGGATCGACGGATGCTATGAGTATCCCCTTTATAATGGggcggtgacatgtgtgccaccatgCGGGctcgcaagaaaaagaaaagcactccTTCCCTCTTCGTTCTCGTAGTCCACCTCCTATTTATCACCGATTAGGGCAAATCAGTGTGATCACACGTTAAGCATTCTATGAAGGCTTTCTGGTAGTAAAAACGAAAAAAGTCAATACCACGCCATATCTGGCCGCTCGGTGATGCACGGGGCGCTGTCGGAGTCCCGCCTTCGGACGGCGCAGCAGTTGGCGCTTCGACGTTCGCGTGTCTTTCCAGGTCAAAGTTCTGCGGTGTTTCTTATTACAAATGGTGACATTGTGTACAAATAAGTGGTGGTGTTCAAGCCTTGAACGCCCACGTTTCTCTTATTATATAGTCGGATTCCAACCGGGACTAACAGCAAAcaaattaaatttttttttgctttttcacaCAAAACTGCTGTTGCCGTCGCTTGTTGGAGAAATGCCTTGGGCTCTTTCTCAGTGGTTTAGGTCTCGTATCTTTTTATTGCGCATATCTACCTTCTTTAATTATTTCATGATGACATGTGCGCTTGCGAAATGGAAACTCATACCGGAACCTAAGCGCAATAAGCCGAATTAAAAGAAAGGCGATATGCAGGGCGAGTACGTCATGTGTGTTCACTGTTCATGAAACGAAAACAATTTCGCGTATATTGTTAAGCACGTACTGCACGAATTGGGTGGTCCCTATAACTCAATAAAACGAAACGTAGCAAAGCGAAGAAATAATTGCAGTTCGAGATGAGGAGGGCGAGCGGTCAACCGATGGCATTCAGTGGCTCATAACTTGTTAAGCGTTTTTCAATCGTTCCACGAATCTACCTTGCACGTGAAAcagtgataaagaaaaaaaagcatgcacagTACATTTAGCTTTTCTGTGTTGTGTACGACCGAAAAGATTTAAATTACCATCCATCATTTGCGCAAATAATGCCCACTTGGCACCTGATTCGCGCTCATTCCTGCAGCCTTAATAGTTCTAAAGAACGAACGCATATGGTGGAGAAAGCCGAAAATACGAACGACGACACGAATCATGAGAGCAGTTATATGCGTCTGATGGCATGAGAGGATGCTACACATATGCGTCTGAAAGTATTTTGTGCGAATGTTTTTCTGGTAGAGTTTGAGGAACAACTTATTTCTCGCGTAATTATATTGTCTGCCCATAAATAGTGTCATTTGAACTAAATATGAACTTCGCTGACTGTACGTGCGTTAAAAAAAAACCGTAAGCATACTAACGTGTGTGATGAATTTTCTCTCTCGTTCTGAAAATgtcattgcgtttttttttttactgtgtcaCACACCGAAAACTAATCTCTATTATTCAGAGACTTAGCTGCTCTAAACATGGTATGATGTTTTCATTCTCAGAAACGTTTATTACGTACGTGCGGGAAAACTGAGCTTACATATAGTTCATGCATT encodes:
- the LOC119164820 gene encoding heparan sulfate glucosamine 3-O-sulfotransferase 1, whose product is PGCKAFETALLYCGSQAESSSKRPRLLALCLAVACGTCFLAAQLLVPPPPLAATTAERQPSAAAPPSDTRRRRLPQCLIIGARKCGTRALLEFLALHPSVQKAPDEVHFFDDDERYALGLDWYRRRMPASRADQLTVEKSPAYFVTEAAPGRVWAMNASLLLLLIVRDPVVRLVSDYAQLAANRRQLQREDAPPFERLILLPDGAVNAEYRPVRTSMYAVHVRRWLSHFPRRQLHVVDGDRLVRDPLRELRRVEAFLGLPALIPSGALYFNRTKGFYCLRPRPNDTAGGGRCLNDSKGRRHPHVPGPVVSRLRQFFAPFNREFYHLMGRDFGWPEQ